From a single Camarhynchus parvulus chromosome 20, STF_HiC, whole genome shotgun sequence genomic region:
- the LOC115912180 gene encoding corticoliberin-like, with protein sequence MRVRMISAASVLVLLFLPSETCSPLQWPRGPSRRLTLAPQLTWEPWMGAPRAPVPATDALPQRLCLFHGAELAPAPRARRALQTGKRRDGKPNSLDLTFHLLREFLEMSREERLAQKALSNKLLLQSIGK encoded by the coding sequence ATGCGGGTCAGGATGATTTCAGCTGCCTCCGTCCTCgtcctgctcttcctgccctCGGAGACCTGCTCCCCGCTGCAGTGGCCCCGGGGTCCGTCCCGCAGGCTGACCCTGGCCCCCCAACTCACCTGGGAGCCCTGGATGGGAGCCCCGAGAGCCCCGGTCCCGGCCACCGATGCCCTGCCCCAAAGACTGTGCCTGTTCCACGGGGCAGAGCTCGCCCCGGCCCCCCGAGCCCGGCGGGCGCTGCAAACCGGCAAGAGGCGAGACGGAAAACCCAACTCGCTGGATCTCACCTTCCACCTCCTGCGCGAGTTCCTGGAAATGTCCCGGGAGGAGAGACTGGCCCAGAAGGCGCTCAGCAATAAGCTCTTGCTGCAGAGTATAGGGAAATGA
- the DNAJC5 gene encoding dnaJ homolog subfamily C member 5, with product MADQRQRSLSTSGESLYHVLGLDKNATSDDIKKSYRKLALKYHPDKNPDNPEAAEKFKEINNAHAILTDATKRNIYDKYGSLGLYVAEQFGEENVNTYFVLSSWWAKALFVFCGLITGCYCCCCLCCCCNCCCGKCKPKPPEGEEQEFYVSPEDLEAQLQSDEREASDAPIVIQPASATETTQLTADSHPSYHTDGFN from the exons ATGGCAGACCAGAGGCAACGCTCGCTCTCTACCTCTGGGGAGTCCTTGTACCACGTGCTGGGGCTGGACAAAAATGCCACTTCAGATGATATCAAAAAGTCTTACAG gaaaCTGGCATTGAAATATCATCCTGATAAAAACCCTGATaatccagaggcagcagaaaaattTAAAGAGATCAATAATGCCCACGCAATATTGACGGATGCCACAAAGCGGAACATTTACGATAAGTATGGGTCTCTGGGGCTCTATGTAGCTGAGCAGTTTGGTGAAGAAAATGTGAACACATACTTCGTGCTGTCCAGCTGGTGGGCAAAG GCCTTGTTTGTGTTCTGTGGGCTCATCACAggctgctactgctgctgctgtctgtgctgctgctgtaattGTTGCTGTGGGAAGTGTAAACCAAAACCTCCCGAAGGCGAGGAGCAGGAATTCTACGTCTCTCCAGAGGACTTGGAGGCACAGTTGCAGTCAGATGAAAGGG AGGCCTCAGACGCACCTATTGTGATACAGCCAGCATCAGCCACAGAGACAACCCAGCTCACAGCTGACTCTCACCCCAGCTACCACACTGATGGATTTAATTAA